Proteins co-encoded in one Anopheles moucheti chromosome X, idAnoMoucSN_F20_07, whole genome shotgun sequence genomic window:
- the LOC128306626 gene encoding histone-lysine N-methyltransferase SETD1B-like, giving the protein MDHQGELEAKRKHDEDEFSEGIESQDVSEEIAAVPVSMEEDDDEKGEEAEGLLLEEQILEEKESDEDVSHSLDSMTECGKEEQETILVKEMDHQGELEAKRKHDEEEISEGIESPTKRINVNVESQDVSEEIEAVPVSMEEDDDEIDEEAEGLLLEEQILEEKESDEDVSYSLDSMTESDEEDDEEGDEEAEELLLEVPGEKRGGENISDFSDSEED; this is encoded by the coding sequence ATGGATCATCAGGGCGAACTCGAAGCGAAACGCAAGCACGATGAAGACGAATTTTCCGAAGGGATTGAATCGCAGGATGTATCTGAGGAAATAGCGGCGGTTCCAGTCAGCATGGAAGAGGACGACGACGAAAAAGGCGAAGAAGCGGAAGGGCTTCTCCTAGAGGAACAGATTCTAGAGGAGAAAGAATCAGACGAGGATGTGTCACATTCGTTGGACAGCATGACTGAGTGCGGCAAGGAAGAGCAAGAGACCATATTAGTAAAGGAAATGGATCATCAGGGCGAACTCGAAGCGAAACGCAAGCACGATGAAGAAGAAATTTCCGAAGGGATTGAATCGCCGACAAAAAGGATTAATGTCAATGTCGAGTCGCAGGATGTATCTGAGGAAATAGAGGCGGTTCCAGTCAGCATGGAAGAGGACGACGACGAAATAGACGAAGAAGCGGAAGGGCTTCTCCTAGAGGAACAGATTCTAGAGGAGAAAGAATCAGACGAGGATGTGTCATATTCGTTGGACAGCATGACTGAGTCCGACGAGGAAGACGACGAGGAAGGCGACGAAGAAGCGGAAGAGCTTCTCCTAGAGGTTCCAGGAGAGAAGAGGGGTGGGGAAAATATCTCCGATTTCTCCGATTCTGAGGAAGATTAG